One window of Gemmatimonadota bacterium genomic DNA carries:
- a CDS encoding methyltransferase domain-containing protein, giving the protein MSELNSDPRYTMGRSEGETERLIQQSQLYEAVTLRFFQEAGLVSGMRILDVGSGAGDVAMAAAELVGAEGEVVGVDVNAAILDTAQARVSELGFENIQFIAGDARTLDVGGDFDAVVGRLVLMYMSDPAEALKQLTRHLRPGGIVAFQEVDFTPYLSISRSDTPLMNKLVEWGVGVFQHSGAHTEMGMDLHRTFLDAGLPAPVLHFVAPLGGAESWAGYDFIANAFRSLVPLMEEFGIATAEEVDVDTLSDRIREETRVSKRPLLLPPHVTAWARLET; this is encoded by the coding sequence ATGAGCGAGTTGAATAGCGATCCGAGATATACGATGGGGCGCAGTGAGGGGGAGACGGAGCGTTTGATTCAGCAGTCACAACTCTACGAGGCTGTGACGTTGCGTTTTTTTCAGGAGGCGGGTCTGGTTAGCGGGATGCGGATTCTCGATGTGGGTAGCGGTGCCGGAGATGTTGCGATGGCGGCAGCCGAGTTGGTCGGTGCAGAGGGGGAAGTCGTGGGTGTGGATGTCAATGCGGCGATTCTCGATACGGCCCAGGCGAGGGTGAGCGAACTGGGTTTTGAAAATATTCAGTTCATAGCGGGGGATGCCCGAACCCTGGATGTGGGGGGAGACTTCGACGCGGTGGTCGGGCGCCTCGTTCTCATGTATATGTCTGATCCCGCAGAGGCTTTGAAGCAACTTACAAGACACTTGCGCCCGGGGGGTATTGTCGCTTTTCAGGAGGTGGATTTTACGCCTTATTTATCGATTTCTCGTTCAGATACGCCCCTTATGAACAAGCTGGTTGAATGGGGAGTTGGCGTGTTTCAACATTCAGGGGCGCATACTGAAATGGGCATGGATCTCCATCGCACGTTTTTGGATGCCGGTTTGCCTGCGCCTGTTTTGCATTTTGTGGCGCCATTGGGGGGCGCAGAATCGTGGGCCGGGTACGATTTTATTGCCAACGCCTTTCGCAGTCTGGTCCCGCTTATGGAGGAGTTTGGAATTGCGACTGCTGAAGAGGTCGATGTGGATACACTATCAGATCGGATTCGGGAAGAGACCAGGGTGTCGAAACGCCCGCTTCTCTTGCCGCCGCATGTGACTGCGTGGGCACGGCTTGAGACGTAG
- a CDS encoding ABC transporter substrate-binding protein — protein sequence MLRGFFCVFAMGLVWGCGGEQVMQSQMVEGEEQVGRPLSKLAVQTSASHAVVVATVLRDGAPVIWAKVEFSRSIAGQAADYQWSGVTDENGRARVEITSGDVTGYYQARASIDEREIGSWSSIPINGGYEVMLDLPIGGRVRVAHSALLTVKIGFMYTAPTRSNTLRGAELAAMQLNEAGGVRGMPIEIVSRGDIRDPEHAAEIAEELITREGVSAIAGPNRSIFAVAAGSVAQSHGIPMVTTTATNPTVTAAGDFVFMAAFTDDFQGEVMAQFAIEDLGAKTAAVLARKGSLYSEGLAQTFVDNFTAYGGEVVHAQFYMQGDTDFTAQLTPVAESAPDVFFLPGFSSEIPLVVQQAKTLGITGILLGGDSWDNADLVATSGEILEGSFFSTFFSSKVTPGDLSEDAHRFIDAYTAMFGVAPDGGGALGYDALRLVALAMLRAKELTPMAIRDEIAATRDYSGATVISHYDENRHTTKSAVINRIVNGAIEFYKLIEP from the coding sequence GTGTTGCGAGGTTTTTTTTGTGTGTTTGCGATGGGGTTGGTGTGGGGCTGTGGCGGCGAACAGGTGATGCAGTCGCAGATGGTAGAGGGAGAGGAGCAGGTTGGACGTCCGCTGAGTAAGTTGGCTGTGCAGACGAGTGCGTCGCATGCTGTGGTGGTGGCGACTGTGCTTCGAGATGGCGCACCTGTGATTTGGGCGAAGGTGGAATTTTCGCGTTCTATTGCAGGGCAGGCGGCAGATTATCAGTGGTCGGGGGTGACGGATGAGAATGGTCGAGCGCGTGTTGAGATTACATCGGGCGATGTGACGGGTTATTATCAAGCGCGTGCGTCGATAGATGAGCGAGAGATCGGTTCCTGGTCGAGTATTCCGATCAATGGCGGGTATGAGGTGATGCTCGATTTGCCCATTGGAGGGCGGGTGCGTGTCGCGCATTCGGCGTTGCTTACAGTCAAGATCGGTTTTATGTACACTGCACCAACGCGTAGCAATACGCTGAGAGGTGCTGAATTGGCGGCGATGCAGCTGAATGAAGCGGGCGGTGTGCGCGGTATGCCCATCGAAATTGTGTCACGGGGAGATATAAGAGATCCCGAACACGCCGCGGAGATAGCCGAGGAATTGATTACCAGAGAGGGGGTGTCGGCAATTGCGGGTCCCAATCGCTCGATTTTTGCGGTGGCTGCCGGATCGGTCGCACAAAGCCATGGGATACCGATGGTGACTACTACGGCGACCAATCCAACGGTTACTGCTGCGGGTGATTTTGTGTTTATGGCGGCTTTTACAGACGATTTTCAGGGCGAAGTGATGGCGCAGTTTGCTATCGAGGATTTGGGAGCAAAGACCGCGGCTGTTCTCGCGCGCAAGGGGTCTCTGTATTCGGAGGGATTGGCGCAAACTTTTGTTGACAATTTTACTGCTTATGGGGGCGAGGTTGTACACGCGCAGTTTTACATGCAGGGGGATACCGATTTTACCGCGCAATTGACCCCGGTTGCGGAGTCGGCACCGGATGTGTTTTTTCTGCCGGGTTTCTCATCCGAAATCCCACTGGTGGTTCAACAGGCAAAGACGCTCGGCATTACGGGGATTCTCCTCGGTGGCGATAGTTGGGATAACGCTGATTTGGTTGCCACGAGTGGTGAGATTCTCGAAGGGAGTTTTTTCAGTACGTTTTTCTCGTCCAAAGTCACACCGGGCGATTTGAGTGAAGACGCCCATCGTTTTATTGATGCGTACACGGCGATGTTTGGCGTCGCGCCAGACGGGGGCGGTGCGCTGGGATACGATGCCCTGAGATTGGTGGCTCTGGCGATGCTTCGGGCGAAGGAGTTGACACCAATGGCGATTCGCGATGAGATTGCAGCGACGAGGGATTACAGTGGGGCAACGGTTATTTCACATTATGATGAAAATCGACATACGACCAAGAGTGCGGTTATCAACCGCATTGTCAATGGGGCGATAGAGTTCTATAAGCTGATAGAGCCGTAA
- a CDS encoding DUF433 domain-containing protein → MKCDHIITCNKKILGGTPVFKGTRVPIKSLVDHLKAGDSLEDFLDGFPSVSREQAQVFLDLAQESLLKEIEYAHSV, encoded by the coding sequence ATGAAATGCGATCACATTATCACCTGCAATAAAAAGATTCTTGGGGGCACACCTGTTTTTAAGGGTACGCGCGTACCCATAAAGTCACTGGTTGACCATCTCAAAGCAGGCGACAGCCTCGAAGATTTCTTAGATGGATTTCCTTCAGTAAGCCGCGAACAAGCACAAGTATTTTTAGACCTTGCTCAAGAATCTCTCCTGAAAGAAATTGAGTATGCACATTCTGTTTGA
- a CDS encoding DUF5615 family PIN-like protein — translation MHILFDENMDRRLKSSLDVKHSILTVQERGWSGKENGELLSLAQHEFDVFITMDQSIEYQQNLTQFDLSIIFLKAFTNRRVDVEPLMSQVNKLLDTIQPGVFLYLYHGDSTR, via the coding sequence ATGCACATTCTGTTTGATGAAAACATGGATCGTAGGCTAAAGAGCTCTCTTGACGTAAAACACTCCATTCTAACCGTACAAGAGCGCGGTTGGTCAGGCAAAGAAAATGGAGAACTTCTAAGTCTTGCTCAACATGAATTTGATGTATTCATAACAATGGATCAGAGTATAGAATATCAGCAGAATCTCACACAATTTGATCTCTCCATTATTTTTCTCAAAGCATTTACCAATCGGCGGGTAGATGTTGAACCATTAATGTCTCAGGTCAACAAGTTGCTCGACACAATTCAACCTGGTGTATTTCTTTATCTTTATCACGGAGATTCCACACGATGA
- the pyrE gene encoding orotate phosphoribosyltransferase, with product MTRSELAHRIYQTSHLTGQFTLRSGAIATEYFDKYQFETRPELLCELAAHLQPLIPKDTDVLAGLELGGVPLATMLSQLSGLPTCFVRKEAKTYGTCKLAEGVDISGKNLLVVEDVVTSGGQVVLSTRDLRNLGARVSQAICVIDRESGGSENLAKEGIELRALFRMSELT from the coding sequence ATGACTCGATCTGAACTCGCTCATCGCATTTATCAGACTTCTCATTTGACTGGACAGTTTACGCTTCGTTCAGGTGCGATTGCGACAGAGTATTTCGACAAGTATCAGTTTGAAACCCGTCCAGAACTGCTCTGCGAACTCGCCGCGCATCTCCAGCCTCTGATTCCCAAGGATACAGATGTTCTCGCAGGTCTCGAACTCGGTGGCGTGCCCCTTGCTACTATGCTTTCTCAGTTGTCCGGGTTGCCTACGTGTTTTGTACGAAAAGAGGCCAAAACTTACGGTACTTGTAAACTCGCCGAAGGTGTTGATATATCTGGTAAGAATCTGCTGGTTGTTGAAGATGTGGTTACTTCTGGCGGGCAGGTTGTTCTTTCCACTCGGGACCTTCGTAACCTGGGCGCGCGCGTTTCACAGGCGATATGTGTGATTGACCGCGAGTCCGGTGGCTCAGAGAATCTCGCCAAAGAGGGTATTGAACTTCGCGCGCTGTTTCGGATGAGCGAGCTGACGTGA
- a CDS encoding CoA pyrophosphatase, producing the protein MNTFQRIATSLSAYQPHTHSEKDKTLAAVAAVFHPRRDDLYLLFIERAAHPTDPWSGHIAFPGGTAEPDDSDLKYTAERETREELGLDLSNAQYLGRLDDVAGATLPIQVACFVYAISEGVEVAPNDEVRDVFWTPFAHFADSTRWQTLNLEGWHNMPAIDLLGANRPALWGLTYRMVAQMARFAGVDLPERP; encoded by the coding sequence ATGAATACTTTTCAAAGGATTGCGACATCCCTTTCGGCGTATCAACCCCATACGCATTCGGAAAAGGACAAGACGCTGGCGGCTGTTGCTGCGGTTTTTCATCCGCGACGGGATGATCTCTATCTTCTTTTTATTGAGCGCGCTGCACATCCGACAGACCCATGGTCGGGGCATATTGCTTTTCCCGGTGGGACAGCCGAACCCGATGATTCGGATCTCAAATACACGGCTGAACGCGAGACCCGCGAGGAACTCGGTCTCGATCTGAGCAACGCGCAGTATCTCGGTCGTTTGGACGATGTCGCGGGTGCGACGCTGCCCATCCAGGTGGCCTGTTTTGTTTATGCGATTTCGGAAGGCGTTGAGGTTGCGCCCAATGACGAGGTGCGCGATGTTTTCTGGACGCCTTTTGCACATTTCGCCGATTCCACTCGGTGGCAAACGCTCAATCTCGAAGGTTGGCACAATATGCCGGCTATTGATTTGCTCGGTGCCAATCGTCCCGCGCTGTGGGGGCTGACCTATCGCATGGTCGCGCAAATGGCGAGGTTTGCGGGTGTTGATTTGCCCGAAAGGCCATAG
- a CDS encoding PmoA family protein: protein MTELKQKATPDRVEIFRSGQQVPILVQQARADTRAYIHPIVAPDGNGILTEDTPSHHPWQHGLYVGLNEVNGVGFWTEGLQERRKDQDGTFHPYPISNAGVHNNTATWTVTSGWRDPDGAPMLTEIQAWSFNDQGDTYDIDITWSLTASIDLTFGEYAYGGLFLRMPYKRDLGGEAINSEGQTNRDAEGQRAQWVSVSIPIEGRTDWAGIAMMDHPSNPEYPNPWRVDGQLGIVPSRCIAGPWTLAQGETTASRYRLFVFCGRTDTSRVEENWANFSEQ, encoded by the coding sequence ATGACTGAGCTCAAACAAAAGGCGACACCAGATCGCGTTGAAATATTTCGCAGCGGACAACAAGTTCCCATTCTCGTTCAGCAGGCCAGAGCCGATACCCGCGCCTATATTCATCCTATTGTGGCACCCGACGGCAATGGTATTCTCACCGAGGACACCCCCTCGCACCATCCCTGGCAGCACGGTCTTTATGTGGGGCTCAACGAGGTCAACGGGGTTGGGTTCTGGACAGAGGGATTACAGGAGCGGCGCAAAGATCAGGATGGGACCTTTCACCCCTACCCGATTAGCAATGCAGGTGTGCATAATAACACTGCTACCTGGACTGTTACCAGCGGATGGCGAGATCCCGATGGTGCGCCTATGCTCACCGAAATACAGGCATGGTCTTTCAACGATCAGGGCGATACGTACGATATCGATATCACATGGTCCCTTACCGCATCAATTGATCTTACCTTTGGAGAATACGCCTACGGTGGTCTCTTTCTTCGAATGCCCTACAAAAGAGACCTCGGTGGCGAGGCCATCAATAGTGAGGGTCAGACCAATCGCGACGCTGAAGGACAACGCGCACAATGGGTTTCTGTTTCCATTCCCATCGAAGGTCGCACTGACTGGGCAGGCATCGCGATGATGGATCATCCCTCCAATCCCGAATACCCCAATCCCTGGCGCGTTGACGGGCAACTCGGCATTGTGCCCAGCCGCTGTATTGCCGGTCCCTGGACACTGGCACAGGGTGAGACGACCGCAAGCAGGTATCGGTTGTTTGTTTTTTGTGGTAGAACGGATACTTCGCGTGTTGAAGAGAATTGGGCGAATTTTTCCGAGCAGTAA
- a CDS encoding NAD(P)-dependent oxidoreductase has product MAERKKLLITGAAGKIGTALRKHLRHRYDFRLMFHSQIPDDVAEMDEVVVSDISNFEAMVEAAAGVDAIAHLALFRTWQGMPNAQRAQVTFDVDMKGTYNIYEAARINRVLTVVYASTNHVTGMNEKEGIRSVPDKPVRPDGIYGAGKAFGEALGRFYADQYGIRVFCLRIANFNGLDEPGRDYEPGQSRWFSPRDIAQMTWRCIEAEDLKFEIFYGVSRGGEEKWDLSNARELIGFEPEDDGSLPEYRAKYR; this is encoded by the coding sequence ATGGCGGAACGCAAGAAGTTGTTGATTACAGGGGCAGCGGGCAAGATTGGGACGGCGCTGCGAAAACATCTGCGACACCGATATGATTTTCGTTTGATGTTTCACTCTCAGATTCCGGATGATGTGGCTGAGATGGACGAGGTGGTGGTTTCGGATATTTCCAATTTTGAGGCTATGGTGGAGGCCGCCGCCGGGGTGGATGCAATTGCCCATTTGGCTCTTTTTAGAACCTGGCAAGGGATGCCGAATGCACAGAGGGCACAGGTGACGTTTGATGTGGATATGAAGGGGACGTACAATATCTACGAGGCAGCGCGGATTAATCGGGTGCTAACGGTGGTCTATGCGAGTACGAATCATGTGACTGGTATGAATGAGAAGGAGGGCATTCGTTCGGTGCCGGACAAACCCGTGCGTCCGGACGGGATTTACGGGGCTGGTAAGGCGTTTGGAGAGGCGCTGGGACGGTTTTACGCCGATCAGTACGGGATTCGGGTGTTCTGTTTGCGGATTGCAAATTTCAACGGGCTGGATGAACCGGGGCGGGATTATGAGCCTGGGCAGTCCCGCTGGTTCAGCCCTCGGGATATCGCTCAGATGACCTGGCGGTGTATTGAGGCAGAGGATTTGAAGTTTGAGATTTTCTACGGGGTGTCTCGGGGTGGTGAGGAAAAGTGGGATTTGTCCAATGCGCGGGAGCTGATAGGGTTCGAGCCGGAGGACGATGGTTCTCTGCCGGAATACCGGGCGAAGTATAGATGA
- a CDS encoding phytanoyl-CoA dioxygenase family protein, whose amino-acid sequence MTEEERYLFDLQGYLVLRGVLTQEEVDELNEISDRVYPRDYSDGNDSKGRRGIRNVRYVSRWDPACQRLLDHPRIVSVLAEFLGPKFRIDHDYAMFMNAGSDSGNLHGLPELGTHRYFHYLDGQVRTGLTVVTFMLAPARAGDGGFVCIPGSHKGNFPGNLPEDVRTLKRVPPYVVQPEVDAGDAVIFTEALTHGTKGWCGTHERRAFLYKFNPGHMANHQASYDPANYFDPTPQQRRIMGAPAVGSRPNVIASDST is encoded by the coding sequence ATGACTGAAGAAGAGAGATACCTGTTCGATTTGCAGGGCTATCTGGTGCTCCGCGGCGTGCTGACGCAGGAGGAGGTAGATGAGCTGAACGAGATTTCGGATCGGGTGTATCCCAGGGATTACTCGGATGGCAACGATTCCAAGGGGCGCCGCGGCATTCGCAATGTCCGCTATGTCTCCCGGTGGGATCCTGCCTGCCAGCGGTTGCTCGATCACCCGAGAATTGTGTCGGTTCTGGCGGAGTTTCTCGGTCCCAAGTTCCGCATTGACCACGATTATGCCATGTTCATGAATGCTGGTAGCGACAGCGGGAATCTACACGGTCTGCCAGAGTTGGGTACGCATCGGTACTTCCACTATCTGGATGGGCAGGTGCGGACGGGTCTAACTGTCGTGACTTTTATGCTGGCTCCAGCCAGGGCAGGAGATGGTGGGTTTGTATGTATTCCGGGTAGCCACAAGGGCAATTTTCCCGGGAACCTGCCTGAGGATGTGCGCACGCTGAAGAGGGTGCCGCCCTATGTGGTACAGCCCGAGGTGGATGCAGGCGATGCGGTCATTTTTACCGAGGCGTTGACCCACGGGACGAAGGGTTGGTGCGGTACCCACGAACGGCGCGCCTTTCTCTACAAATTCAATCCGGGACACATGGCCAACCATCAGGCGTCCTACGATCCGGCGAACTATTTCGATCCTACGCCACAGCAACGACGGATTATGGGTGCCCCGGCGGTTGGCAGTCGGCCCAATGTGATCGCTTCGGACTCTACCTGA
- a CDS encoding transglutaminase-like domain-containing protein, whose translation MSQLHYSEEGRVMPSLCEELTIFRRVRKTLTLPATNAPGTVYILARPYPKNNAPLRVSVNGAEIAALKPTRRGAYSWYKFSVEKLKEGENTFELWTDHTAMAGWSLAMEAGHPAPDSAISDDGGQTWRSERMGYLNAVLGEYVIRIRLAEGEDPPPPPMIWENADSPRFESLRRMLPPATRDEGPLIKRVRALSTWLASSWEHTSSARAEQYAPWDAETLLAWAPGQIGHNGKRPVAMCVHYAAAFVSCAQAIGIPARCAVLTEAVNSFNGHFVAEVWFDHLRKWVVVDPNTDALFIENGIPMSMDEIQAAGKNLKTHIEYGRGTEFQRTFPHIVEFMRENLEKGVCFQHRSVWFRSDLLEHPEFSPPAHGSLSYCETGLVWEQRDRETGFGMFPHFGNEDYFNAAPVR comes from the coding sequence TATATACTCGCCCGTCCCTATCCTAAAAACAACGCGCCCTTGCGAGTGTCAGTGAATGGCGCGGAAATCGCTGCGCTAAAACCGACCCGACGCGGCGCATATTCATGGTATAAATTCTCAGTGGAAAAACTGAAAGAAGGCGAAAACACCTTTGAACTGTGGACCGATCACACGGCAATGGCCGGCTGGTCGCTGGCAATGGAAGCAGGACATCCTGCGCCGGATAGCGCCATAAGCGATGATGGCGGGCAGACCTGGCGCAGCGAGCGGATGGGATATCTGAACGCCGTTCTGGGTGAATACGTCATTCGGATCAGATTGGCTGAAGGAGAAGATCCCCCACCGCCACCCATGATATGGGAAAACGCGGATTCACCCAGATTTGAATCCCTGAGGCGAATGCTACCTCCTGCTACACGCGATGAAGGACCGTTAATCAAACGGGTACGCGCATTATCGACCTGGCTGGCATCCAGTTGGGAACACACCAGTTCGGCCAGGGCAGAACAGTACGCGCCGTGGGATGCCGAAACCCTGTTGGCCTGGGCTCCGGGACAGATTGGACACAATGGAAAACGGCCAGTGGCAATGTGTGTACACTATGCAGCGGCATTTGTGAGTTGCGCCCAAGCTATCGGCATTCCAGCCCGATGCGCGGTCTTGACAGAAGCGGTAAACAGCTTCAACGGACATTTTGTAGCGGAAGTCTGGTTCGATCACCTACGCAAGTGGGTAGTGGTAGATCCGAATACGGACGCGCTATTTATAGAAAATGGGATACCGATGTCAATGGATGAGATACAGGCCGCGGGGAAAAATCTAAAAACGCATATCGAATACGGGCGGGGTACAGAATTCCAGCGCACCTTTCCGCACATCGTGGAATTTATGCGGGAAAATCTGGAAAAGGGAGTTTGTTTTCAGCACCGGAGCGTCTGGTTCCGAAGCGACTTACTCGAACATCCCGAGTTTTCACCACCAGCGCACGGATCGCTGAGCTATTGCGAAACCGGCCTGGTGTGGGAACAGCGAGACAGGGAAACGGGATTCGGAATGTTTCCCCATTTTGGGAATGAGGACTATTTCAACGCAGCACCTGTCAGGTAG